In a single window of the Pseudomonas sp. B21-015 genome:
- a CDS encoding CitMHS family transporter, with amino-acid sequence MLALLGLAMVVVFTFLIMTKRLSPIVALTVVPIVFAVIGGFGGTTGKMMLDGLKMVAPSAALLLFAILFFGLMIDSGLFDPLIRKILKRVNGDPMKIAVGTALLSLTVALDGDGTTTYMITCAAMLPLYKRIGMNPMILATISMLALSIMSGMTPWGGPATRAIAALGLDAGAYFVPLLPTMIGGAAWVVFTAFLLGRAERKRIGNTQLQSGGGDCYIKAILEDTPHKRPKLAYVNLLLVTAVMVALVMGLMHSAILFLIGFVLALMINYPQLDIQKERILAHSGNAMTVVLLVFAAGIFAGIFSGTKMVDALAQTLVDWIPPSWGHLFPLVVAITSMPLTFVLSNDAYYFGVVPILANAAAAYGIDPVEIARASILGQPVHLMSPLVASTLLLVGMVDRDLGDFQRATVKWAVLTSLVITALALLTGALTLFS; translated from the coding sequence ATGCTCGCCTTACTCGGCTTGGCCATGGTGGTTGTGTTCACCTTCCTGATCATGACCAAACGTCTGTCACCCATCGTTGCGTTGACCGTTGTTCCGATTGTCTTTGCAGTGATCGGTGGCTTTGGTGGGACCACCGGCAAAATGATGCTCGACGGCCTGAAGATGGTCGCACCGTCGGCGGCACTGCTGCTGTTCGCGATTCTGTTTTTCGGTTTGATGATCGACTCGGGGTTGTTCGATCCGCTGATCCGCAAGATTCTCAAGCGGGTCAACGGCGACCCGATGAAAATTGCGGTCGGCACTGCGCTGCTGTCGCTGACGGTCGCCCTGGACGGTGACGGCACCACCACTTACATGATCACCTGCGCGGCAATGTTGCCGTTGTACAAGCGCATCGGTATGAACCCGATGATTCTGGCGACCATTTCAATGCTGGCGTTGAGCATCATGAGCGGCATGACCCCTTGGGGCGGCCCGGCGACCCGGGCGATTGCCGCGTTGGGGCTGGATGCCGGGGCGTACTTTGTTCCGTTGTTGCCGACCATGATCGGTGGTGCCGCGTGGGTGGTGTTCACTGCGTTCCTGCTGGGCCGCGCCGAGCGTAAACGCATCGGTAATACCCAACTGCAGAGCGGTGGCGGCGATTGCTACATCAAGGCGATTCTTGAGGATACGCCGCACAAGCGCCCGAAACTGGCCTACGTCAACCTGTTGCTGGTGACTGCGGTGATGGTCGCGCTGGTGATGGGGCTCATGCACTCGGCAATCCTGTTTCTGATTGGCTTCGTGCTGGCGCTGATGATCAACTACCCGCAACTGGACATTCAAAAAGAACGCATCCTCGCGCACTCCGGCAACGCCATGACCGTGGTGCTGCTGGTATTCGCGGCCGGTATCTTCGCCGGGATTTTCTCCGGAACCAAAATGGTCGACGCTCTGGCGCAAACCCTGGTGGACTGGATTCCACCGTCCTGGGGGCACCTGTTCCCGTTGGTGGTGGCGATCACCAGCATGCCATTGACCTTCGTGCTGTCCAATGATGCTTATTACTTCGGCGTGGTGCCGATCCTCGCTAACGCGGCGGCAGCCTATGGGATCGACCCGGTGGAAATCGCCCGGGCGTCGATTCTTGGCCAACCGGTGCACTTGATGAGCCCGCTGGTGGCCTCGACCCTGTTGCTGGTGGGGATGGTCGATCGCGACCTCGGCGACTTCCAGCGCGCCACCGTCAAATGGGCGGTGCTCACTTCCTTGGTAATCACAGCTTTAGCCCTGCTGACGGGCGCCTTGACGCTGTTCTCCTGA
- a CDS encoding OprD family porin, whose translation MTHFLTRRALLPLLGVLPMATAGASDFIDDSKLKLQLRNVYFNENFRDEHGLSARSARTAKSERTEWAQGFLLDFQSGFTPGTIGFGVDALGLLGVKLDSGRGRSGTGLLPVHDDGRAADEFASAGAAAKVKLAKTILKYGTLLPKTPVLIYNDARLLPQTYEGGQVSSTDIENLTLTGGHLDRFKLRDSTDSVSIVPDGYSGDKGGDFTYAGGDYKLGKNTRLSYFYGELENFYRQNFAGIQHDLPLGPGVLTGDLRYFNSNDAGRAYASKIDNDMLSGQLSYAVAGHTFGGGYQQLSGDAGLPYVSGATVYSFSNVGIGKFIEEDEKTWMLSYGYDFAPVGVPGLTFMTRYLKGNDGKSDTNIKESERDTELAYVVQSGTFKGLGVKLRNYVYRSDFARGRDSNRIYFTYDIALW comes from the coding sequence ATGACCCACTTTCTGACTCGCAGGGCTCTTCTTCCGCTTCTGGGTGTGTTGCCGATGGCCACTGCCGGTGCGAGTGATTTCATCGACGACAGCAAGTTGAAGCTGCAACTGCGCAACGTCTATTTCAACGAAAACTTTCGCGATGAACATGGCTTGAGCGCGCGCTCCGCCAGAACCGCCAAAAGTGAGCGCACCGAGTGGGCCCAGGGTTTCCTGCTGGATTTCCAGTCGGGGTTCACCCCCGGCACTATCGGTTTCGGGGTCGACGCATTGGGCCTGCTGGGTGTCAAACTCGATTCCGGGCGTGGCCGCAGTGGCACCGGTCTGTTGCCGGTACACGATGACGGCCGTGCCGCCGACGAGTTCGCCAGTGCCGGGGCTGCGGCCAAGGTCAAACTGGCCAAGACCATCCTCAAATACGGCACCCTGCTGCCCAAAACTCCGGTGCTGATCTATAACGATGCGCGTTTGCTGCCGCAAACCTATGAGGGAGGACAAGTCAGCAGCACCGACATCGAAAACCTGACCCTGACTGGCGGTCATCTGGACCGATTCAAACTGCGCGATTCGACCGACAGCGTGTCGATCGTTCCTGACGGTTATTCAGGCGACAAAGGTGGCGATTTCACCTACGCCGGTGGTGATTACAAACTCGGCAAGAACACCCGTCTGAGTTACTTCTACGGTGAACTGGAGAATTTCTATCGCCAGAACTTCGCCGGCATCCAGCACGATCTGCCATTGGGCCCCGGGGTGTTGACCGGCGACTTGCGTTATTTCAACAGCAATGACGCGGGCCGTGCCTACGCCTCGAAAATCGATAACGACATGCTCAGCGGTCAGCTGTCCTACGCGGTGGCGGGGCACACCTTTGGTGGCGGTTATCAACAACTCAGCGGTGACGCCGGGCTGCCGTACGTCAGCGGTGCGACGGTGTACTCGTTCAGCAACGTCGGCATCGGCAAGTTCATCGAAGAGGACGAGAAGACCTGGATGCTCAGTTACGGTTACGACTTTGCACCGGTGGGCGTGCCTGGGTTGACGTTCATGACCCGTTATCTCAAAGGCAACGATGGCAAGTCCGACACCAATATCAAAGAGTCCGAACGCGACACAGAACTGGCCTATGTGGTCCAGAGCGGCACATTCAAGGGGCTTGGCGTGAAACTGCGCAACTATGTCTACCGTTCGGACTTCGCGCGCGGACGTGACAGCAATCGGATCTATTTCACCTACGACATTGCTCTCTGGTAA